CGTAGCCGACCAGCCGGAACAGCTCCTGCGGCTGGGAACGCGGGATGCCGAGCACCGAGACGGTGCCGCGGGAAGGGTTCAGCAGGCCGGTCAAAAGGTTGAGCAGGGTGGACTTGCCGGAGCCGTTAGGGCCCACCAGGGAGGTGATTCCCGGTTCGATCGCCAGATGGACGTGGTTGACGCCGAGTACCTCGCCGTAGAACTTCGACACCCCGTCAAAACGCAGCAGCCGGTCGTTCATGACACCACCTCGTAGGCCCGCAGTTTGCGGTGGATCACCCACAGGCACAGCGCGCTGATCGCCGCCAGCGCCAGCCAGGCGGTGATCGCCGGCAGGTCACCGTCCGCCCGGGGGGTGGAGAAGAAAAGCGCCTCCCAGGCTCGCACGATGGACCACCGCAGGCTCAGCAGGCTGGCCCACTGGGTCTTGAAGATCTCGTTGGTGATGGCGGCCATGGCATCGGACACGAAGAAGGTGGCGAAGATCGCCGCTCCGGCGGGAATCTTCCAGCGCAACCAGGCCGAAAAGGCCATCGACACCAGCGCGATCACCACCACCCAGACGATGCCGCCGAAGGCGATGGCGAAACCGGTCTTGAGCTGGCCGGCGGTGAACGGCCCCGGGTCCATGATGCCGTTCAAGAGCCACACCAGCCCGGCGGCCAGCCAGGTCACCGACGACAACAGCACCAGTAGGGTGGTGGCCTTGCCGAGGACGTAGTCGCCGCGGCTGAAGGGCCGGGCCAGATAGAGCGGCAGGGCGCCGTGGGCGAGGTCCGGCGCGATCAGGCCGGGACCGACGAAGGCCGCCAGGATCACCGCCAGGATGCCCTGGACCCGCATGAAGTAGAAGAAGAAGGTGTCATCGAGGGCGGGCATGTCGCCGAGGGCGATCTGGAAGGTCTGTAGCGCGGTGGGATTGTTGCGCAGAAAAGCGAAGATCAGGGCGGCCACCACCGGACCGAAACAGAGGGCGAAAAAGCCGGTCAACAGGCGCGACGAGAAGATCGATCGCCAGGCGTAGCGGGCGAGAATCAGAAACCGCCAGCGGCGCGGGGTGAAGGGTCCCTCGAAGGGACGCATGGTGCGTTCGAAGACGGCCATGGGTTACTCGGCGCTCCCTTCCGGTGAGGTGGCGGCCGGCGGCGGGGCGAGGCGCGAAGGTTCGATCGCCGTCCCCTCCATCGCCGCCAAGAAGATCTCTTCCAGCGAGTCGCGTTTGTAGGTGAGGCGGCGGATCTGCACTTCCCGGTCCGCCGCCAGGCGGTAGAGATCGCGCACCGCCACGTCCTCCGGCAGCACCGCCTTGATGCGTCGCGGCCGCCGGCCGTTGCCGCTGACGGCGCACTCGATACCCAGCTCGCGAATCGCCGTCGTGAAGGCTTCCTCGGCACCCCGTACTTCCAGTTCGATGAAGCTGCGGTTGGACTGGCGCTCCTCGGCCAGGTCGCGGTAGACGGCGATCCGGCCGTCCTTCAAGACCAGCACTTCGTCGCAGCAGCGCTCGACGTCCCGCAGCAGGTGCGACGACAGGATGATGTGCGTATCGCCGCGCTCGCGGATCTCGCGGATGTGCTCCAGCATGCGCTCCCGGGCCGGCGGGTCGAGGCCGGCGGTGGGCTCGTCGAGGAGCAGCAGTCGCGGGCCGTGGACGATCGCCTGGGCCAGCTTGGCGAGCTGCTTCATGCCCAGCGAGTAGCTCTCCATCGGGCGGTAGCGGGCCTCGCCGAGGCCGACGTAGAAGAGGGCCTCGTGGGCCCGTTCCAGCGCCTTGTCGGCGGGCAGCCCGGACAGCTCGCCCATCAAGCGAACGAAGCGCACCGCGGTCCTGCCGGAGATGAAGGCGTCGCGTTCCGGCATGAAGCCGGTCAGCTTGCGGATCGCCAGCGCGTCGCGGCTCACGTCGTGGCCGAAGATGCGGATGCCGCCGGCGCTCGGCGGGTAGAAGCCCAAGAGGGTGTTCAGAAGGGTGGTCTTGCCGGCGCCGTTCGGTCCCAAGAGGCCGATACAGCGGCCGCCCAGTTCGGCGCTCAGGCCCTTGAGGATGAGGTGCCGGCCGAGGGTGACCTCCAGGCCGTCGAGTTCGATGATCGTCGTCATCGCGGATGCTCCGTGCTGCTGTCTGCCACCGGCCGATCTCTCATTTGTTCCCTCCGAGGGTCCCTACGCGGGAGCCCGAAACAAAGTTCCGGCCGGGCCCCTTGAAAGAGCGGCCCGGCCGGTTTCCTGCCCGTTAGAGCGTCGTTGGCGACCTAGCGGTAAGAACTGTCTTCGAAGAGGTCCGCCAACCCCCCAAGGCCGAGGAAGGTCTGTACTCCGAGGCCCATGGTGCCGCCCCAGTGGCTGCCGACCACCCGGATGCGGTCCTCCTCGCCGACGGCGTAGGCCAGCATCGGATGACTGTCGCGCGCCAACTGTTGGAAGGCACGCGCCTGGTCGCCGGTCAGTTGGCCCTCGCCGGTCAGGCGGCCGAGTTCTCCGACCACCGGAGCCACCACCGGACCGAGGTGCTGGTAGAAGATGCCCGACACGTCAGCGCTGCCTTCCGGCGGCAACAGGCCGAGGAAGGTCGCCGAGCCGGACAGGCTGGCGCCGGCGCGGGCCAGGTCGAAGGTGCGCTCTAGGGCACTGCGGTCCGGCCCGGCCACCAGGTAGCCGGCGGCGTAGGTGTAGTGGATGGCGAGCGGACCTTCGCCGACCACGCGATAGTAGGTGCGGCCGTTCGCTTCCTCTTGTTCGAGGGTCGGGCCGGTACCGCCGCGCTCGTCGGCGGTGCGCCGCACCAGCGTTTCGATGCCGCTCTGCAGGGCCACCGGGTCGTCCACCTCGACGATCAGCTTCCAGGCCGGGATCGGCAGGATCGGGCCGTCGAGGGCGAAGGCCACTTCGCCGCCCAGGGCCGGCAGTAGATCGTTGCGCAGGTCGACGCCGACCTCGTCCTCGGCTCGGGTCAAGGCGTCGAGGTCGGCCTCGCCGGTCAGCAAGAGGTCTTCCAGCATCGCCGACGGCTCCTTGACGATCAGCGCTACCGCCAGGGAAGCGTCCGGCGAGATCAGGTCGAGGGAGCCCATCGGCGCCGGCGGAGCGAGCCAGGCCCACATGCCGCTGCGCGCTCCGGCGAAGGAGAGGTCCGCGCGGGTGACGGAGCGCTCAGCGCCGCTATGATGTTCGACGACCGCGATGTCGAGCTGGTCGAGGGCGGTGAGGTCGTTGCGCTCGCCGTCGCTCTCCGCCATCAGAGAGGAGAGATCGCCGGCGAAGAGCCACTCCACGCCGTCCCGGTAGGCATCGAGAATCCGGCCCTCCAGGCGCGAGCCGGCGAAGGTTCGGCGCTGGCCCTCGATGGTCGCGACGCCGCGATCGAGTGCCTCGAGGTCCGGCGAGACGAGGAACAGGCCGTCGCCGTACCAGGCCCACAGGCCGAGGTGGTCGCCCCCGGCGGGGGTGCCGATCACCGCCGGGTCGAAGGGCCGCAGCACCTCGTAGCCGGCCTCCTCGGCGAGCTGCCGGGCGACCTCGTCGAGATGCGCCTCGAAGCCGGCACCCACCACCTCGGCGGCCATCAGAAGGGCGACAGCGCCGCCTTCGGTGTTCCGATCATTGGCCAGGGTGACGATCAGTTCGTCGCCGAGGAAGGAGCCGAAGTCGCGGATGGAGTCGATCATGCGATCCATCTCGCCTTCACCCTCCGCCATGTGGCGGCTCCACCAGTCGGCGAGCACCGGGCTGTCCGTCAAGCGATCCTTGAGCACCGCATAGCTCTCGCTCAGGGACTCGCTGAAGTTGGGCAGGGCAAAATAGGCGGTGGTGCCGGCCGGCACCGTCTCCAGGAGACGACCGGCGCCGCGCGCCGGTAGATCCGGCACCCGCGCATCGATCTCGCTCTTCAAAGCCCGCAGCTCACCCATCATCGCCAGGTAGCGATCGACGTTGCGGCTCCAGGCGATCTGCTCTTCCACCGGCAGCGTCGCCAGGCCGTTGCGGGTGGTCACCTGGTCGCCCGGGCCGAGAACCGTCTCGCCCTTCTGCTGGGCGACCCGCACTTCCCCTTCGACCACCGCCACGCGGGAACCCATCAAGCCGTTGTCGACGGAGAAGACGGTGCCGGTGACGGATACCAGGCAGTCGTCCGTGGCGACGAACAAATGGCGCGGCCGCTGATCCGCCGCTTCGACGATCAGCGAGCCGCGGCCCAAGTGGACGGTGGTGCCGCGCCAACCGTTACGCACCGTCACCTGGGTGCGCTCGCCGAGTTCGAGGGTCGAGCCGTCGTCGAGGCGCAGTAGGGCGGTGGAATCCCGCCCGGTCCGCACCGCCTCGCCGGGCTTGAAATGCGCTCCCGCCGCGAGGGTGCCGCCGGCGCCGTCGTCGAGGCGCTGGAGGTTGCCGTCCAAGGCGGCAACGGTCACCGGCGCGGCGCCGAGCCAGCCGGAGGCGGCCATGAAGGCGAACAGGCCGACGGCCACGACGGCGACGGCCGCCACCGCCAGCCAGCGGCTGGTGCGGGAAGGCGACTTCGCCAAGGTGGCGGCCGCTGGGATGGCCTCTTCCGTCGAGCGAGAGCGCGCCGCCGTCAGGGCACGTCGGCAGGGGACGCACTCACGGCTGTGGTCTTCGAGCAACATCGAGCGCTCCGGCGACAGGTCGCCGGCCAGGTACTCGGGGATCAAGCTCTGGTAGCCGGAGCAGCCGACGATCGAGCCATCGGTTTCGGCGGCGCTGACGGCGGTCGGCTTCCGCGCCTCTTCGGCGAGGCGGGCCCACACCCGGTCCGCCGCCTGGCGAAGGGTCTGCGGGTCGATCGACTGTTGGCGGGCCGCTCGGACCGCACCGTCGAGAGGAGCCTCTAGCTCGTGCAGGGAATCAGCGTTCTGGCCCGTATTTTCTTGTTTCGTGGTCATTGGCCCCTCTCCTGTCCTTCAGTCAAAGATCGTGCGTCGAGGCTCGCGAGCTCATCCCGCAGGCGACCGCGTGAGCGGTGCAGGCTGACGGCCACTGCCGTCGGCGTCATGTCGAGGTGCTCGGCGATCTCGTGATTCGGTAGGTTTTCGAAATAGCGCAGGGCGAAGATCTCCGCCGCCGACGGCCGCAGGCGGCCCATAGCGGAGCGCAGAGCCTGGCGCAGGTGTTCGCGTTCGGGGCCGGCATCCGGCCGCGGCGCCTTCGGGTCCTCTACCGCTTCGGCGAGGTCCGCCACGTCGGCGGTGAGCCGCTGACGCTTCTTGTGGCGCAGCAAATCGACGGCCGCGTGGACCGCCGCCCGGTGCAGGTACGGTCCGGCATCGCCGGTCAATCCGTGTTGCTCACGGCGCAGCAGGCGCATGAACACCGTCTGGAGCACGTCCTCGGCGTCCATCGCGTTGCCGGTGACCCGGTAGGCGGCGCGGAACACCAAGTCGTGGTTCTTGGCATATAGATCTTCTAGAGGTTTCCCACCGATCGGTGGAAAGGCTCCGAGGGATTCATCTGGGGTGTTGGCTTGGGTTGCGGACTGCAATCGTCCCTCCTTCCGTTGGTCTTCGCCCATCCCTACGCTCCGCGGGCGAAGTCCTTACAGAAGAGGGGAACGATCAAGCCCTGACCGAGATCAGAAAGTCTGCCAGCAGCTCGTTCACCACTTCCGGCTGATCGAGCATCGGCCAGTGGCTGGTGTCCGCCAAGTGGACGGACGGCAGGTCCGGCAGGAGTTGGTGCAGGCTGATCGGAAGCTGGTTGACGTCCGTCGCCAGGATCTTGCGGGGCCCCTCGTATTTCGCCAGCAGTTTCGCCGCCGGCAGAGCGCTGGCCGAGGCGAGGGAGGGGGTGATGGCGTCCCCTTCAACGTCTTCGAGAGTCTGGAGCACCTGCTGCCTCACCGCTTCGTCCGCTCCGGCGAGGATCTGGCGGAAGTGCCAGTGGAGTTCGCCCGCCGGGTCTCGCTCGAAAACTCTGAGGTACTGGTCGATCTCGTCCCGCGGCACCTCGGACTGGTCGCCGTTCGGGTCGACCAGGAACAGCCCGGCCACCCGCTCCGGCTGCTCCGCCGCCAGGGCGATGGTCACCAAGGCGCCGAGACTGTGGCCGACGAGGACGAAGGAGTCGAGGCCGAGCTGGTCGGCGACGGCGAGGACGTCCGTCGCGTAGTCGGCGAGGGCATAGGCGCCTTCTTCCGACGGTTCCGAGTGGCCGTGGCCGCGCAGGTCGACGGCCACCGCCCGTTGGGCGCCGCGCAGGGCTTCGAGCTGCGCGCTCCACTGCGCCGCCGTGCCGCCGAGGCCGTGGACGAAGATCACCGGTGGGGAGCCGGCACCGCCATCGTAAGCGGCCAGGTTGCCGACAGCGCCGGCGATGGGCACCTTGGCGGAGGGGAAGCGTTGCAGCCGGCGGGGATCGGGCTCGTCGTCGAGCAAGTCCTGCCAGTCGGCCATCGGGTGGATCTTGCGGCTCGAAAGCACCACCGCCGTCAGCCCGAGGGCCGACAGGCCGAGGAGCGTCCACAGAGGCCGCTTGGACCAGCGCGACTTCCCGGTCCTCGGCCTGCGTTTCGGCGATTTCTTGGGCTGATCCTTGGCCATGTCGTGGTTCCTGGGGGACCGGTGGTCCGCATCCGGTGGTCCGCATCCGGTGATCCGCATCCGGTGATCCGCATCCGGTGGTCCGCATCCGGTGGCCGTTCACCGGCCACCGGTCCGCATGATTCTTCCGCGCTCGCGCCGAGGAATCAATCAGGGCGTCTTGTCCGGTCCCTCCGGCAGGGCCTGCGGCAAGCGGTAGGTCGACGGATCGTCGAGTTGCTTCATGACCTCCTCGACGCCTCGCTCGAGCTGTGGATCGCGGCCGGCGAGAAGGGAGGCCGGATCGTTCTCCACCACAATGTCCGGCTCCACTCCGAAGCCTTCGATGATCCAGTCGCCGTCCGGCGAGGCGAAACCGAACTCCGGAACGGAAACTCCGCCGCCGTCGATCAGCGGGCCGTGGCCGGTGATGCCCACCACGCCGCCCCAGGAACGCTTGCCGATCAGCGGTCCGAGGCCCGCCTGGCGGAACATCGCCGGGAAGATATCGCCGTCGGAGGCGGAGGTCTCGTTCAACAGCGCCGCCATCGGTCCGGCGAAGACTACCGCCGGATAGGTGGACGGCGCGGCCGAATCGCGCCGGTAGCCCAGCGCCAGAACCTCCCGCCGCAGGCGTTCGATCAACATTTGCGACACGTTGCCACCGCCGTTGCCGCGCACGTCGATCACCAGCCCCTCCTTGCGGATCTGCGAGTAGAAGTACTTGATGAATTCGCGGATGCCGTTGGACCCCATGTCCGGGATGTGGAGGTAGCCGACCCGGCCGCCGGACAGCTCGTCCACCTTGCGGCGATTGTGCTCCGTCCAGGCCAGGTACAGCAGGCTGTCCTCGCCGGCGATCGGGTCGATCACCACCCGCCGGGCCCGGGAGCCGTCGGCGGTCTTCGCGACGGTCAGCTCCACCGGCCGGTCGGCGCGGTGGCGCAGCAGCCGCCAGGGGTTGTCCGGCGCCTCCAGGGGCTCACCGTCGACCGTCAGCAGGTAGTCCCCCTCGGCAACGTTCACCCCGATCGCCGTCAGCGGAGAACGGTAGCGATCCTCGGCGTTCTGGCCGGAGAAGATGCGCGCAATGCGGTAGCGGCCGCTCGCCTCGTCGAGTTCGAAGCGGGCGCCAAGGAGCGCCACTCCCGGCCGCTCCGGCAGGTCGATGTCGCCGCCGGAAACATAAGCGTGGGAGACGTTCAACTCGGCGATCATCTCCGACAACACGTAGTTCAGATCCGCCCGGTGGCCGACTTCCGCCACCAGCGGCCGGTAGCGCTCGGCCAGGGTCTGCCAGTCGTAGCCGTGCATGTTCTCGACGTAGAAGAAGTCGCGGTAGCGGCGCCACACCTCGTCGAAGATCTGCGCCCATTCCTGGCGCGGATCGACCTGCATGGCGAGGCCGTCGGTGGAGACCGCTTCACCGTCGCCGCCCTTGCCGATCTCCCGGATCTCGTACTCGCCGTTCTTGAGCAGCAGGATCTTGTTCGCGGAGAGATCCACGGCATAGCCCTGGATGCCCTGGGCGAGGGTCTCTTCCTCGCGGTCTTCCAGGGAGAAGACGCGAAGCTCCGGACGCACGTCGGACCGGCGACCGTAGTAGAAGCTGCCGCCCCGGGTGTAGAGCAGGTGGCCGTCTACGGCCATCAAGCCGCCATAGTTGTCCGCATCCACCGGCACCCGGGCGACGCGCTGGGCGAGGCCTTCGAAGTCGATGCGTACCTCGGGCAGCTTCTTCCCGTCCGTCTCGTCGCCACCTTGTTTGTCGTCGTCTTTGGCGGCCTTGTCGCCACCCTTCTTGCGCTGCTTCTTGGCCTTGGGGGCGTCGTCTTCGGCTTCCTCTTCGCCCTCTTCCTCGTCTTCGAGTTCACGCGGTGGGAAGGGGTTTTTGCCTTCGGCTTTGAGGGCCAGGGCGTAGATGTAGGTCTCCCGGTCCACCACATAGTTCCACTCCCAGGAGCCGATCTGCGGGGCGAACTCCCGGTCGCTCAAATAGAACAGGTATTCGCCGTCGCGCGACCAGCTGGGGGCCCACTCGTGGAAGCGCTCGTTGGTGACCCGCCGCGGCTCGCCGCCATCGACGCTCCAGATCCACAGCGAAGAAAAGGTGCTCGGCTCCTGCAGGCTGAAGGCCAGGTGGCGGCCGTCCGGCGACCAGTCGGCGTCCTGGATGCGTCCGAGGGGATCGTAGGCCACCTCGGTCAGCTCGCGGCTATCGATTGCGAGCGACCACAGATGGCCGGATTTGTCGGCAAAGGCCAGGCGCTCACCGTCCGGCGACCAAAACGGCGCATAGCGGAATTCGCTGCCGCCGTCGGTGAGCTGTTCGATCCCGCCGCGGCCGTTGGTGGCGGCCAAATAGATCTCTTCTTCCCCGTCCCGATCCGACAGAAAGGCGATGTGCTTGCCGTCCGGCGAGATCGCCACGCCCTTCTCGTGGGCGTTCGAGGAGCGGGTGAGGTTGCGGGCCAAGCCGTCCTCGACGGCGACCGTGAAGACATCGCCGCGGGCCGCGAACACCGCCGTCTCGGCGCCGGCGCCGAGGTCGAAGGCCTCGATATAGTCCGCCACCGGTTGGAAGGAGGGGCGAGTCCACAGGCCGTCCGTGGGCACTCGGATGGCGAGGGCTCGCGAAGCGCCTGCGGCGGTGTCGTAGACGTGCAGGGTGCCGCCCAGTTCATAGATGATCTGGCTCTGCCCGTCCGAACTCGGCCAGCGTACGTCCTCGGCGGAGCTCTTGGTCACCGCCGTGGCGGCGCCGTCGCCGTCGAAGCGATAGAGATTCAGGGTGCCGGTGCGATCCGACGCGAAGTAAATGTCGTCGCCGGCCCACATCGGATCGCGATCGGTCCGCGGGTGCTCGGTCACCGGCGTGACGGCGCCGCTCGCGATGTCGTAGAGCACCAGGTCCTGCGCCCAGCCGCCCTGGTAGCGCTTCCAGCTCCGGAAGTCGCGGAACAGCGGGGAGTAGACCACCTGGCTGCCGTCCGGCGACAGGTCACCGGAACCGGCGACGGGCATCGGCAGCGCCTCCGGCATGCCGCCCTCACGGTCCACCGTATAGAGGCGGCCGTCGGTGAGGTCCCAGCCGTCCCGCGCCGAGCGGAAGAGCACCGCCCGGCTGTCCGGCGCCCAGCCGTATACCTGGTGGTCGTAGCCCCAGCGTGGCGGCAGGGGTCCCAGGGCTGGATAGAAGGTGAGCTGGCGGGGCTCGCCGCCGGTGCTGGGCATCACGTACACCTGCTCGTCGCCATCGTACTGGCCGGTGAAGGCAATCCATTCTCCGTCCGGCGAGAACTTGGCGAATAGCTCCACGCCCGGGTGGGCGGTCAAGCGGGTGGCCGCGCCGCCCTCGGCGGAGGCTGTCCAGAGATCGCCGGCATAGGAAAAGACGACCCGGTTCTGATGGATGTCCGGAAAGCGGAGGAGGCGGGTCTCGGCGCTGGCGGCGCTCGTCATGAGCAGGCCGACCAAAAAGGCGAGGACGAACTTCGAACGGGTCGCGAGGTGAGGCATGGGGTCTCCCAACGTTTTTGAATGTCAGAAAAAAGCGCGCCGCCGGTGAGTCCCTCGGCGGCGCGCCCTTCCTTCGATTCTACGGGAAGCCCGCACGAAGGTTCAGTCGCCGGGCTTGAAATCCAGCGACGCGGAATTGATGCAGTAGCGCTCGCCGGTCGGCTGCGGGCCGTCCGGAAAGACGTGGCCGAGGTGGGCGTCGCAGCGGGCGCACTTGGCCTCGGTGCGGATCATGCCGTGGCTGGTGTC
This is a stretch of genomic DNA from Acidobacteriota bacterium. It encodes these proteins:
- a CDS encoding ABC transporter ATP-binding protein, coding for MTTIIELDGLEVTLGRHLILKGLSAELGGRCIGLLGPNGAGKTTLLNTLLGFYPPSAGGIRIFGHDVSRDALAIRKLTGFMPERDAFISGRTAVRFVRLMGELSGLPADKALERAHEALFYVGLGEARYRPMESYSLGMKQLAKLAQAIVHGPRLLLLDEPTAGLDPPARERMLEHIREIRERGDTHIILSSHLLRDVERCCDEVLVLKDGRIAVYRDLAEERQSNRSFIELEVRGAEEAFTTAIRELGIECAVSGNGRRPRRIKAVLPEDVAVRDLYRLAADREVQIRRLTYKRDSLEEIFLAAMEGTAIEPSRLAPPPAATSPEGSAE
- a CDS encoding FecR domain-containing protein: MTTKQENTGQNADSLHELEAPLDGAVRAARQQSIDPQTLRQAADRVWARLAEEARKPTAVSAAETDGSIVGCSGYQSLIPEYLAGDLSPERSMLLEDHSRECVPCRRALTAARSRSTEEAIPAAATLAKSPSRTSRWLAVAAVAVVAVGLFAFMAASGWLGAAPVTVAALDGNLQRLDDGAGGTLAAGAHFKPGEAVRTGRDSTALLRLDDGSTLELGERTQVTVRNGWRGTTVHLGRGSLIVEAADQRPRHLFVATDDCLVSVTGTVFSVDNGLMGSRVAVVEGEVRVAQQKGETVLGPGDQVTTRNGLATLPVEEQIAWSRNVDRYLAMMGELRALKSEIDARVPDLPARGAGRLLETVPAGTTAYFALPNFSESLSESYAVLKDRLTDSPVLADWWSRHMAEGEGEMDRMIDSIRDFGSFLGDELIVTLANDRNTEGGAVALLMAAEVVGAGFEAHLDEVARQLAEEAGYEVLRPFDPAVIGTPAGGDHLGLWAWYGDGLFLVSPDLEALDRGVATIEGQRRTFAGSRLEGRILDAYRDGVEWLFAGDLSSLMAESDGERNDLTALDQLDIAVVEHHSGAERSVTRADLSFAGARSGMWAWLAPPAPMGSLDLISPDASLAVALIVKEPSAMLEDLLLTGEADLDALTRAEDEVGVDLRNDLLPALGGEVAFALDGPILPIPAWKLIVEVDDPVALQSGIETLVRRTADERGGTGPTLEQEEANGRTYYRVVGEGPLAIHYTYAAGYLVAGPDRSALERTFDLARAGASLSGSATFLGLLPPEGSADVSGIFYQHLGPVVAPVVGELGRLTGEGQLTGDQARAFQQLARDSHPMLAYAVGEEDRIRVVGSHWGGTMGLGVQTFLGLGGLADLFEDSSYR
- a CDS encoding sigma-70 family RNA polymerase sigma factor; protein product: MQSATQANTPDESLGAFPPIGGKPLEDLYAKNHDLVFRAAYRVTGNAMDAEDVLQTVFMRLLRREQHGLTGDAGPYLHRAAVHAAVDLLRHKKRQRLTADVADLAEAVEDPKAPRPDAGPEREHLRQALRSAMGRLRPSAAEIFALRYFENLPNHEIAEHLDMTPTAVAVSLHRSRGRLRDELASLDARSLTEGQERGQ
- a CDS encoding alpha/beta fold hydrolase, whose protein sequence is MAKDQPKKSPKRRPRTGKSRWSKRPLWTLLGLSALGLTAVVLSSRKIHPMADWQDLLDDEPDPRRLQRFPSAKVPIAGAVGNLAAYDGGAGSPPVIFVHGLGGTAAQWSAQLEALRGAQRAVAVDLRGHGHSEPSEEGAYALADYATDVLAVADQLGLDSFVLVGHSLGALVTIALAAEQPERVAGLFLVDPNGDQSEVPRDEIDQYLRVFERDPAGELHWHFRQILAGADEAVRQQVLQTLEDVEGDAITPSLASASALPAAKLLAKYEGPRKILATDVNQLPISLHQLLPDLPSVHLADTSHWPMLDQPEVVNELLADFLISVRA
- a CDS encoding S41 family peptidase, whose amino-acid sequence is MPHLATRSKFVLAFLVGLLMTSAASAETRLLRFPDIHQNRVVFSYAGDLWTASAEGGAATRLTAHPGVELFAKFSPDGEWIAFTGQYDGDEQVYVMPSTGGEPRQLTFYPALGPLPPRWGYDHQVYGWAPDSRAVLFRSARDGWDLTDGRLYTVDREGGMPEALPMPVAGSGDLSPDGSQVVYSPLFRDFRSWKRYQGGWAQDLVLYDIASGAVTPVTEHPRTDRDPMWAGDDIYFASDRTGTLNLYRFDGDGAATAVTKSSAEDVRWPSSDGQSQIIYELGGTLHVYDTAAGASRALAIRVPTDGLWTRPSFQPVADYIEAFDLGAGAETAVFAARGDVFTVAVEDGLARNLTRSSNAHEKGVAISPDGKHIAFLSDRDGEEEIYLAATNGRGGIEQLTDGGSEFRYAPFWSPDGERLAFADKSGHLWSLAIDSRELTEVAYDPLGRIQDADWSPDGRHLAFSLQEPSTFSSLWIWSVDGGEPRRVTNERFHEWAPSWSRDGEYLFYLSDREFAPQIGSWEWNYVVDRETYIYALALKAEGKNPFPPRELEDEEEGEEEAEDDAPKAKKQRKKGGDKAAKDDDKQGGDETDGKKLPEVRIDFEGLAQRVARVPVDADNYGGLMAVDGHLLYTRGGSFYYGRRSDVRPELRVFSLEDREEETLAQGIQGYAVDLSANKILLLKNGEYEIREIGKGGDGEAVSTDGLAMQVDPRQEWAQIFDEVWRRYRDFFYVENMHGYDWQTLAERYRPLVAEVGHRADLNYVLSEMIAELNVSHAYVSGGDIDLPERPGVALLGARFELDEASGRYRIARIFSGQNAEDRYRSPLTAIGVNVAEGDYLLTVDGEPLEAPDNPWRLLRHRADRPVELTVAKTADGSRARRVVIDPIAGEDSLLYLAWTEHNRRKVDELSGGRVGYLHIPDMGSNGIREFIKYFYSQIRKEGLVIDVRGNGGGNVSQMLIERLRREVLALGYRRDSAAPSTYPAVVFAGPMAALLNETSASDGDIFPAMFRQAGLGPLIGKRSWGGVVGITGHGPLIDGGGVSVPEFGFASPDGDWIIEGFGVEPDIVVENDPASLLAGRDPQLERGVEEVMKQLDDPSTYRLPQALPEGPDKTP